A region from the Pelecanus crispus isolate bPelCri1 chromosome 11, bPelCri1.pri, whole genome shotgun sequence genome encodes:
- the CCDC92 gene encoding coiled-coil domain-containing protein 92, which yields MATSNLENQLQSAQKNLLFLQREHASTLKGLHAEIRRLQQHCTDLTYELTVKSSDLSGNGSSRSDELKRKCEDLEAQLKVKEAENNELLKELEQKNAMIMVLENTIKEREKKYLEELKMKSHKLNMLSSELEQRASTIAYLTSQLHATKKKLMSSSGTSEGTPSGSPVLSSYKPSPPKDKLPETPRRRMKKSLSTPLNPEFEEAYRIGSDSRKLLLREPVDAMPDPTPFLLARETAEVHLIKERPLVIPPIASDRAAGESHSPAREKQHKAHIGVAHRIHHVTPAQPQPEVEALVVDQVHGSKVARKHSGTDRTV from the exons ATGGCAACTTCAAACCTGGAGAACCAGCTACAGAGTGCCCAGAAGAATTTGTTGTTTCTCCAGCGAGAACATGCCAGCACACTGAAAGGCCTGCACGCTGAGATTCGAcgcctgcagcagcactgcacag atttaACCTATGAGCTGACTGTAAAGAGTTCAGACTTGTCAG GAAACGGTAGTTCAAGAAGTGATGAACTCAAGAGAAAGTGTGAAGATCTTGAAGCTCAGCTGAAAGTCAAAGAGgctgaaaataatgaattacTGAAAGAACTTGAACAAAAGAATGCGATGATAATGGTGCTGGAAAACACtattaaagaaagagaaaagaagtatttggaagagttaaaaatgaaaagccataAGCTCAATATGTTGTCAAGTGAACTAGAGCAGAGAGCGAGCACTATTGCTTATTTAACTTCTCAGCTGCACGCTACTAAGAAGAAGCTGATGAGTTCAAGTGGGACTTCGGAGGGGACCCCTTCTGGCAGTCCCGTGTTGTCCAGCTATAAGCCGTCCCCTCCCAAAGATAAGCTGCCGGAGACTCCACGGCGCAGAATGAAGAAGAGTCTGTCAACACCACTCAACCCCGAGTTCGAAGAGGCCTACAGAATAGGGTCGGATAGCCGGAAGCTGCTGTTAAGAGAGCCTGTGGATGCCATGCCTGATCCCACGCCATTTCTGTTGGCCAGGGAGACGGCAGAGGTGCACCTTATTAAGGAGAGGCCGTTAGTCATCCCACCTATTGCTTCGGATCGCGCGGCCGGTGAATCGCACAGCCCAGCCCgagagaagcagcacaaggCGCACATTGGGGTGGCACATCGCATCCACCATGTCACGCCCGCCCAGCCACAGCCGGAGGTCGAAGCGCTGGTGGTGGATCAGGTCCACGGAAGCAAAGTGGCCAGAAAGCACTCAGGGACAGACAGAACTGTTTGA